GCGTGTTGTGCATCGGTGATATGAGCAATACATTGAGGAAGCAGCCTTGCTTGAATAGCTGACTCGAAAATTTTGGCTAAGACACTTAAGATGGCAATAGGACGATAgttttctacttttattttagAGCCAGCCTTAGGAATGGGTGTTACCCTAGACCTCTTCCATACTTCTGGATAGACTCCTGAATCTAAGATAAGCTTAAAGATAAACTTAATCGGAGTGACTAAGTCCTCAATGCAAGCCTTGACTAGAAACGCCGGTATCGCGTCAGGCCCAGGTGCGGCACTAGACTTTAACTTTTTTACGGCGTTTCTTATATCAGAGGAAGTAAGACATTTAACGTCCACGAGCCTAGCATCAGCTGGCAAGCTGGCGCTGGCCACATGGGGATCTAGAGCTGGAGTATCTGGCAAAAAAACAGAACTGAAGTGATCTGCAAAAGCAGTCGCAGCAGCAGGACCTGAGTACTCTATATCTTCACGAGTTACTTTTGGCTCTACGCCACCTTTGGAACGGAGAGAGTTCACGTATGACCAAAATTGAGATGGTTTACAGGATATCTCCTTAGATATCTGTCTCATATAGTTGGTATGCGCCTCGGTTATGCTCGTTTTAATTTTGGTACGGAGAAGACTGAAACGTTCGTACACTAACCGGTCTCCAGATTGCTTCCACTGACGGTGGAGTTGCGATTTTAATTCGATGTCGCGGATTATGGCCCTAGTGAAAAATACTGGATACGCTCTACTACTTACTCGCTTTCTACATTTTTGTGGAAAACACTTGTTAAAAATCTCATAGAGTCTATCATTGAAGTATTCTACTGCATTATCGGTATGAGAAATTTCATACAGCGAATCCCAGTTCTTATCCCTGATTTCACAATACAGCATTAAGTAATCTCCCTTGCCAAAATTCCAATCTTTGTAGCTTCCGATGTTAGAGGGTTCTATAACAACCTTATCGGATGCAAAGATATAGTTTAATTCGACTATGATAGGAGGATGGTGAGGGTCAATTTTTGATAGCACCTCGTGTGAGCTAGCGGAACGCACAAACACCGCACTTCTCAACTCCCTACCCGTGAGCACTACATCTAATATTCTTTCATTAACATTCAACACGGTATTatattgataaaaattacaaGTGTTTATGAAACATTGAAATGACCTTTCGATGTTTGAAGAAGCACTAAACAGATTTGTATtttcatatacaccgtgttatgGGCGATTGGGAAAGTGCAAgcgacagggttgagtggaggAAAAGAGGGATggcctttgcgtcaaaatccaGAAAACAGTGTGTATTTCACGGAAGTTATTCTAGATAACctacttaaccacaaaattaaaatgttgaaaaaacccccgattgcgacatagtagaccgattttcatgaaacatggctaagaacactcccgactaactcagctttcagacaagaaaactaagtctaaatcggtttatccgttcgggagctacgatgccacagacagacacacacacagacagacagacaaacagacatacagacgaatagatagacagacagacacgtcaaacttataacaccccttcgtttttgcgtcgggggttaaaaactattaaaaaagtAAGTGAATGGTCGTAGCAAAATTATTGCATGCAACTGTGTTTAACCGAGTAAAAGATACTCGTGgataggcttgtgtaggacatgtactaatagtacaaaagacacgattccctgcactgtactagaccgaactactcccaaatgattctgctctctagtacatttagtacactcacacacgcgcaacagaatgggagcgaaaggagcgaagagccgaggagtgacaatgacagcaaagcgatccgtgcgatccgaccgagagcgcgcgaaaacggccgatcagctctcggctagtacgagcgagcgttactgtacgtcatatgcacaatttgtctttcgctctctcggtgtactactgtcctaaatgtcctaaaagaacgaactagtacacttcggagatcgtactagttgggagcgatcttttcagtgaacgagcaggcacaactctactcGTGGAGTCTTTATTGACaactagctattgcccgcggcttcgctagcattaaattcgaaaagtgaagtggggggttagaaagagacaaaaagtagcctatgtcactctccatcctttcacaattaaaaaatcacgacaattcgtagctccgtttagccgtgaaagaggtatcaacaaacagacacattttcccatttataatgttaagtATGGATTTTCGAATAAGTAGTTTCGAACAAGTTGTAAGAACTTGTTTTATGTACTACATTCTTgcaaatgaataaatgatttaacACCACAATGAaaccccacagtcgacttctacgacactcacgggaGGTGTTAGtgaattatattcataatatacagtaaaataattaataacctattaaccatcattttttttaaatttcagcaGAATGGCGGCCATCCACATGCGAATGCTAGGCTACTTAGTCACCTTAGCAATGCATGGAGGCAACATGCTGGTGATGAACAGCTTGCTCCAGGGCCCTGTGATGGAGGACCCTAATATCAGGACCTTCAGCGCGATGTATAAGCGGTTCTTCACTGTGTGGACCATGGTAAGTGCAGTAGTTTACAATAACCCCGCCTTCACACTCACCCCATGTTACACACTATACTAAGATACAGCGATGTATATGCGGTTCTTCATTGCAAGGACAATGGTGTATTCAGTAGTTTACAATAGCCCcggtttttctatgtatataagtatgtatttatctatataagtatgtatatcgtcgccaagcacccatagtacaagctttgcttagtttggggataGGTTGATCTATATAAGGGGTCccctttattatttaatattttatagtaACCCCATGCAGACACCATACTAAGATACAGCGATGTATAAGAGATTCTACACTATGTGGACTATGGTTAATGTTTCCAGTAAAAAAACAGATAACCATCATACATCTATGATAAAATAAACTACTCCCAACAAACTACAACACGCAACTCGACTTACACACCGCAAAACACTACATTTCTAACTAACTGATTAACAAACGAAAGGAAATGACTGAAGAGTTAGAGAAAAACttaattttaacagtttttattgaaataaaactatggaaacggattaaatcgcgtataattaatttaaaattcatcgacgtttcgaactctttacagcgttcgtggtcaacgggtgactgagaaaaaattacaatgtgcaaaagctacccacatacaagaaatattaacgaaccatgaccacaaataatatagatttttaaggcaagTTTTTATTGGTCAGTCTCACCCCGTGTTCTAACTCACCCCGTTTATACTTCATTCCAGTTCCTGCAACTCTTTGTGGCATCGCTCGGTCTTACGACCGACTACTACACACTGAAGTATAGGAACAAGAAGGAACCGCAATGGTTGGGCGTTATGAGAAGCGTCAAAAATCGTATCTTCGCTGCTGTCCTGTGGCCTACGGTTTTTGTAAGTTATTTTAATGTATTCGCTTTGCGTGTAAGGTTGCAGTCTGACTGCAAGCTCATATTGTGCGTGCAGCGAAGCGGGGTGCGCGGCGTGTGGAAACAGTTGAAGCTCATACAATTATCCAGTgcgcgtagccaaatgcacaaacgctcacgaaatgctaacgatatatatattattttttatactacgtcggtggcaaacaagcatacggcccgcctgatgtaaagcggtcaccgtaacctatggacgcctgcaactcaaacagtgtcacatgcgcgttgccactccattagaaacttgtacattcccttttgctgtgttaagtacacagcaaaaaggagtgtacaagctctaaggagggttcgggttgccgacgactcaaagaacaatagacggaacaagttagttccgtaatcTTCCTTAATCCAGTCCCGTAAtccagccttactcaccgacaggaacacaacactatgagtaggatctagtgctatttggctgcggtcttctgtaaggcggaggtactaccccagttgggctctgctctagattcgagcgagacgatatccgctgtgctgtgccctaccacacaaagcggaatatcattcgctatgccctacctcctatatctctttcgtaataatatctctttcgtagctatctatctctatcgctcttgcgtattggcgcgactacGTTTCAGATTacgtttctgcggcgtttcggtggcgtttcgttGGCTACGGAGcttgagtcgacgctgcatagcgtGCACGTGGGCAAACTCATCCCGCTTTAAGTCAAGCCGAGCCGACCAAGCGTCCACTTAGGCCTCACACTAAAAGGTTTACCAATTATTCGATATATCTTTGATGTGTTttacgtgtggtgacgggttaagaatttcaccaccacctttcttcccgtgggtgtcgtagaagccgactgtgggatatgagttaaattgtggcgtaggcgagaggctggcaacctgtcactgcaatgtcataatttggattcctttcaacccctttttgccaaaagtggcactgaaacttagtagtttatgtgctctgcttacccctttatgggatacaggcgtgattatatgtatgtatgtatgtattttacgcGTAtacatatagatagatagatatagatagatatttatttataaaacaatgTCAGTTGTGTTTGAATACATTGGTAGATTAGATTTACAAATTTCATTGAAAATACAAGTAGGATTATAACATAGCACTCTAGTTTGAGCCTCAGCCATTAATTGTGAGTgcgtttagtaaaacgtcccactttgtcggttagcattaaggcgagattgacttgtatctttatatgaataaactgacaaagcggctttatagcaatcgacaaagtgggacgttttcccgtgcacacacacaatttttaacattttataatagCAGGCTAGAGGGCAGAAAAATTTAAAAGATAGTAGGGGAGTGTATAAGTTTATAATGGTTtggtaacgcgcatgtgacacttcttgagttgagggcgtccataggttacggtgacctctttccatcaggcggaccgtatgcttgtttgccaccgacgcagtattaaaaaaaagatattgacGTGCATGACAATTAAGACTTAGCAGTAGCAAATTATACACAGACATAGTAGTTAGATAATTTACGTAACTAGCTATAATTAGAGACACAAGGGAAATGACAGCTATGTTATGTACGACATAAGCGCATAGCCAACGTACCAATAGTTTACGCTTTGTGGCGTATTATAGTGCTCTCTCTTTTTCGCACTAATACGGAAGAGCggcagagagagagagagacagagagagagagagaaagatAACTAATACGTTACGGAACgtgaaaatttgaaattttgtcTACGTCGTATTTTATTAATTCATAGTGCGTAGTTTTCTTTGAAACGCAAAAATAGCGTATAACAAAGGCGTTGCTCACTTATATCCAATAACCCCATTTTAAACCCCCTTTTGCTGTAGCTCCACTTTATTCTGATCGCTCTAGTACTATGACCGCAGTCTAAAATACCCCCTTTAATAGGGCTTTCTAGTTATCGAACAATAATTAGCCACGGTAAACCTTGTCTCTAGTCACCCCGTTTTTACTCCTTTATTCCAGCTAGTCTCAATGTtattcagtaggcctagcacatgatggccgcgggagtatatcgccgcgagatagactacccgtccttatgtcattaatacagttagaagaagacgtggcatctatctcgcggcgacatactcccgcggccatcatgtgctaggcctactggtcgcTTTACCACTACGACCTAACTCTGATCTACCCATCTTCAGTTTTATCTCAAATAACCccgtttttaatatttttaacaatgatTACACTATTATCATTGTTTGTAGTAACCCCgtttttattcttttattctGGCTCGTCTCTAGTCTATTCTGGTCTGTCTACCACTACGACAGAAGTCTAATTTACCCTCTCTTCAATTTTATCTCTAATAACCCCTTGTTTATAATAACCCTGTTTTTACTCCTTTGTTCTAGCTCGTCTCAAGTCTATTCTGGTCGCTCTACCACTACGACAGAAGTCTAATTTACCCCCTCTTCGCCGACAAGATTCTCAGCAGCACCGCCAACCATATCCTACACACGGCTGTCATACCACTGGTGGTGTGGGAGGTGATATTCCAACCACGAAGTGTGCCGAAGAAACATGGGGTTAATGTGACCATGTTGACTGTTTATATGTTTGCGTATTTGtttttgtaagtatttttgaGATATCGTTATACATATAAGTCAAGCTTGTAAACAGAGTGTAAAGTGTTGttttaaaagtaattatttcatagaagtttgacgtttattATAAAACTGAATGTCATTTAtatttctatataaataaataaatattataggacattcttacacagattgactgagtcccacaaaGCTCATGTAGGATGTGAGGGTTCACTTATACAACGACGTCCACGACATACGTAATAAACAAATACACAGAAAAAACTcattactcaggaacaaatatccgtcCCGcgacgtagcaggcagggtcactacgcgctaggccagaccggttgttAATAAACATACCCtttttgtaatgtaatttatttggTTAAAGAATGAGCCGATAATATTTAGAGTAACTTATCGTATGGTTTTGTTTGTAGTAAATAACTTTAATAATAACagtattttttcttttcagaATGTACTACACCTACATTGAGCAAGGCATCTGGATGTACCCCATATTCGGCTTAGCATACAACAAACACATCTGTTTCCCACTCATCATATCTGCCATAGGCGTCATGCTATTCATATATTATCACATGCAGTGGTTTTTGACTAGGATAGTATGGGGATCGcaggtgaaaattaaaaaataacgcGATAAGATGTTGAGACCTTAAAAACGGGGTGACTTTGAACATGATGCTGGCAGAGGTGCTGAGAAAGCGATAAAATGGGGCGACTTTGTAAAAAGTTAGATAGTTTATTTGTGATACCTATATGAATAGGGTACATATTATTCCATAACGTCTTTTATACTGTCTTTGTATACTGTCAACCGGTGACTAGGGatataggaggtagggcatagcgaatgatattccgctttgtgtggtagggcacagcacagcggatatcgtctcgctcgaatctagagcagagcccaactggggtagtacctccgccttacagaagaccacagccatttggctgtggtcttctgtaaggcggaggtactaccccagttgggctaaTAGcactatattatatatataatattaatagcactatattatatatataatattagccCAGTTGGGctaatagcactagaccctactcatagtgttgtgttcctgtcggtgagtaaggctgccagagctcaacgggggtgcggtgtgctgattacgggaggacttacggaactaacttgttccgtttattgtcctttgagtcgtcggcaacccgaaccctccttagaacttgtacactcctttttgctgtgtacttaacacagcaaaagggaatgtacaagtttctaatggggtggcaacgcgcatgtgacactgtttgagttgcaggcgtccataggttacggtgaccgctttacatcaggcgggccgtatacttgtttgccaccgacgtagtaaaaaaaaaaaaaagggatgGCCGGATTTTTTTATACTGTCAACGGGTGACTAGAGATGCctagttatttttatgagaaaggaggcaaacgagcagacaggtcgcctgatggtaagcgatcattgCCTcgcatggacacccgaaacacgaGATGGGCTGGAGGTGCATTGTCGACCATTAAGATGGGTGTACAGTCATGTCTTGAAGGTTTCTTGGTCGTATATCGGCCCGGGAACACCGCAGGCGACTGTTCATTCCACaggttatttttaaaatgtgaTTTACCATTGGAtagaaaataatagtacatttttGTGTGATACCTATGTACATTTTTGTCGGTATTTGTAAGTAAAGTAAATTACGTTATTTtat
This Leguminivora glycinivorella isolate SPB_JAAS2020 chromosome 24, LegGlyc_1.1, whole genome shotgun sequence DNA region includes the following protein-coding sequences:
- the LOC125238681 gene encoding androgen-dependent TFPI-regulating protein-like, with product MAAIHMRMLGYLVTLAMHGGNMLVMNSLLQGPVMEDPNIRTFSAMYKRFFTVWTMFLQLFVASLGLTTDYYTLKYRNKKEPQWLGVMRSVKNRIFAAVLWPTVFLVSSLFWSLYHYDRSLIYPLFADKILSSTANHILHTAVIPLVVWEVIFQPRSVPKKHGVNVTMLTVYMFAYLFLMYYTYIEQGIWMYPIFGLAYNKHICFPLIISAIGVMLFIYYHMQWFLTRIVWGSQVKIKK